Part of the Pseudomonas sp. M30-35 genome is shown below.
TATAAAAACCGATCCTTGAATGCTTGTTAGTCATAACCTTTAAACGCTTTAGTTGAGAAGCGGAGAGCGCTGCAAAACCATGGTTTCGCAGCAATGCTTACTTAACTAGAGACGTTTGGTAATGAAAAATTACACTTAGTAGATCGCTTGATAGAGTTTTCTGCGATATTGGGTGACCAAGGTATGGTCATTGCCAAGCAGTTCAAACACTTGCAGCAGGGTCTTATGTGGCAGCCCGTCGGCATAGTTGCGGTTGCGCACGAACAGTTTAAGCAAGGCATCCAGCGCGGATTCGTATTGCTGGTTTGCAAGCTGCTGAACTGCAAGCTGATAAACGGCTTCATCATCTTCAGGATTTTGCCCAAGGCGACTTTTCAGGTCGGCCACGTCGGGCAGCTCTGCGGCTTGGCGCAAGAACGTCAGTTGTGCTTTAGCACCGCTCAGCGCCTGTTTGTGTTCGTCGCCGGTGACGGCATTAAGCACCGACTCCGCTTCAGTCAGTTCGCCGCGTTCAGCCAGGCAGCGGGCATACAGAATCAAGGCAGGGGCATTGCTGTTGTCTTCACTAAGCAGCTGCTTGAGTTGCGCCTCGGCAGCGTCTACCTGACCGTCGGCGAACAGCGCGCTGGCGCTGTCGAATAAGTTTTCTTGCGCCGGGGCAGGCTCGCCAACATGGGGTTGCAGCATCTCGCGGATTTCTGATTCAAGCTTGGCACCGGCAAAGCCATCAACTGGCTGGCCATCTTTGAACAGCACCACGGTCGGCAAACTGCGAATGCCAAAGCGGGCGACGATGTCTTGCTCGATGTCACAGTTGACCTTGGCCAACAGCATCTCGCCTTGATAACCCTCGGTGATCTGCGCGAGCAGCGGCATCAGCGCTTTACACGGCGCACACCATTCGGCCCAGAAATCGACCAGCACGGGCTTATGAAACGAGTTTTCAACGACCAGTTGATCAAATTGTGCGGCGCCGGAAACATCAAAAATATAAGGGGTGTCGCTCATGGTCTGTCTCGCACAATCAAAAGGCTGATGAGTAAGTTAATAAGGGCTGTAGGCTAGTTTAACAAGTGGCTGCCTGTAATGCGGTGTCAGCTGCGTTGCGCAGGATACAGGCTAACTTGGCGAAACTCAGCGGGCTCGGCCAGGTCCGGCCATGTGCAGGCCTGCATGATACCGAGCCGCTGGTAGAGCGGGTGCTGAAAATCGCGTACTCGTGAGTCGGCAACCAGTGCTTGCTTGCCGCGACTGAGGAACTGATCCAGCAGGGGCAGATTGGCACGATCGTAAAGGACGTCGGCAACAATGATCAGGTCGAAGCGATCTGCTTCAACAAAAAAGTCTGCTGAATAACTCAGGTCTACATCATTCAACTCGGCGTTGGCTCTTGTCGCCGCCAGCGCGAGTGGGTCAAGGTCGCAGGCCACGACTTCGAAGGCGCCTGTTTTGGCGGCGGCAATGGCAGCAACTCCTGAACCTGTACCGAAATCAAGCACACGCTTATTGCGCACCCAATCGGGGTTTTGTGCCAGCCAACGAGCTAGAACCAAGCCGCTGGCCCAGCAGAAGCACCAATACGGTGGCTCTTCAAGGATGCGCTGAGTTTCTTCCGGGCTGAACTGGCGGTCCATGTTGTCCGCATTAATCAACCACAGCTTGATCTCGGTATCAGGCAGGGTTTGCATGCTCAACTGCCCATCGCCAAGTAGCAGGCTTAGTGCATCGAGCAGCTGTGCAGGCGGATTGGGCGCTATACGGGTTGAGCTCATGGCGCGGGTTGCATGCGGATGTCACCGAGCGTCTGGTTTTGCGCGGTGCGGATCAGCTGTGTAGGCATCTGTTGAATCAAGCGCCCTTGAAGATTGGCTCGGCCGCGCAGTTCAACACGAATGCCGCGCTCAAATGACTCTGGGTTGAATATCAGGCGAAACGGCAGGGGCGAGCCATTACCGCGCAGCTGAATGTTGCCCAGTAATTGGATGGGCAGGCCATTGCTGCCGATTACCAGCAAGGCGAGTTCTGCCGTGGCGCCATCAGGCACACCGAGCAGGTTGCCGTTTAGCTCGCGCATATGTGTCGGTGTGGCGGCTGCGTCTGCGCTTTTAGCGATGGGTTGGGCTGCCACTGGCGTTGCAGGCTCGCTCGCGCAGGCGCTTAGAAGCCCCAATAGGCCGAGTAGGGTTATGTTGCGCAAATACATGCATGCTCCTTTTGTCGTGTATCCGTTCAATGGATTATTGCCCGCCTGTATAGCGCAAAGCTGGCGGCTTGTCTTGCCGCTGAGATGCGCTACCATGGCGCCTTTCCGTCCAAGGCAGGCCATTATATGCACTGTCCATTCTGCGCCGCTAATGACACCAAGGTGATTGATTCACGTCTGGTGGCCGAAGGTGAGCAAGTTCGTCGTCGCCGCGAGTGCTTAGCCTGCGGCGAACGTTTTACTACGTTTGAAACTGCGGAACTGGTGATGCCGCGGTTGATCAAACAAGATGGTAGTCGCCAGCCTTTCGATGAAGAAAAGCTACGCGCAGGCATGCTCCGCGCGCTGGAAAAGCGTCCGGTGAGCATCGAGCGAGTGGAGGCGGCAATTGCTCATATCAAGCATCGCTTGCGTGCCACCGGTGAGCGTGAAGTGAAATCTCTGGTGCTCGGTGAATTGGTCATGACCGAATTGCAAAAGCTTGATGAAGTTGCCTACATCCGCTTTGCTTCGGTGTACCGACGTTTTCAAGACCTCAATGAGTTCCGTGAGGAAATCGACCGTTTATCTCGCGAACCGTCAAAGGATTAAGCATGACAGTTGATAACGCCTTTATGGCCCGTGCTTTGGAGTTGGCCCGTAAAGGATTGTACTCAACGCACCCTAATCCCCGTGTGGGTTGCGTGCTTGTGCTTGATGGCAAAATTGTCGGTGAGGGCTGGCATGCCCGCGCGGGTGAACCGCACGCGGAAGTTCATGCATTACGCCAAGCGGGTGCTCTGGCTAAAGGGGCGACCGCGTATGTGACGCTGGAGCCCTGCAGCCATCATGGGCGCACACCGCCTTGCGCCGAAGCATTGATTGATGCTGGCGTGGCGAGGGTTGTGGCGGCGATGCAAGATCCCAACCCGGAAGTCTCAGGCAGCGGTTTACTGCGTTTGATGCAGGCGGGTATTGCGGTACAGAGCGGCGTGCTTGAGGCGGAAGCGCGGTCCCTGAATGCTGGTTTCATCAAGCGCATGGAGCAAGGTTTACCATTCGTGCGGGTTAAACTGGCGATGAGCCTGGATGGGCGTACGGCAATGGCAAGCGGCGAAAGTCAGTGGATTACCGGGCCTGCTGCGCGCTCGGCGGTGCAACGCCTGCGTGCCCGCTCAAGTGTGGTGCTCAGCGGCGCCGATACGGTATTGGCTGATAATGCTCGATTGACCGTGCGCAACGATGAGCTTGGTTTGAGTGCGGAACTGTCCGCGTTAGCCGAGACCCGTCCACCACTGCGTGTATTGATTGATGGTCGTTTGCGGGTGCCTCTCGACGCTACATTCTTTCAAGCGGGCGCGGCAATGGTCGCGACCTGCGCCGCAGCCACGGCGCGAGACCGCTATTTGAGCGATGGTCACGAGTTGCTGGCCGTACCTGGCAGCAATGGCCACGTTGATTTGCGCAGGCTGCTGGTTGAACTAGCCGCACGCGGCGCGAATGAAGTCTTGGTCGAGGCAGGCCCGCGTTTGGCCGGTGCATTTGCCCGACAAGGGCTGGTTGATGAGTATCAGATATTTGTCGCCGCCAAGTTTCTCGGCTCCAGTGCGCGACCATTGCTCGACTTACCGCTCGGCCGGATGGCTGAGGCTCCGCAGCTTAAAATCGTTGATATTCGCGCAGTTGGCGATGATTGGCGGATAATTGCGGTGCCAGTTGCGCCTGTGCCAGAGCCGTCTAGCGCACATTAATCGATCATCCTTGCAGTTTCTGCAGTGCGAACCCAGGCCAACATTGGCGCAGGTTTGCGGTGCGTCTGCGGCGCAAATATGGTAAAAAGCCACTCGCGAGAACCTAGGTGCTCGCAACGTTCTCAGGGCGGGGTGTAATTCCCCACCGGCGGTAATGATGCGCAATGCGTCTAGCCCGCGAGCGCTTGGTGCCCTTGTTAGGTCAATGGGTGACAAGGTCAGCAGACCCGGTGTGATTCCGGGGCCGACGGTTACAGGCTTTTGCAAACACTGTTTATGCGGTGTTTTGCAGGGTTCTACAGTCCGGATAAAGAGAGAGCGGGTTTGTTTGAATGGTGCGTAGACAGCAGGCTGTCGCCAGTTGCGCAGGCTTTATCGATTTTACTCGCACCACGCTTTGCCAGAGAGCAGCGTTTATGCGGTCAGGTTGATATGCCATGTGTGCTGAACAGTTTGTCTGGCTAAGTACTGGCAAGCACCCTATCGATCGAAACGCCCTGTTTTTTATAAACAGGAGTTCGCAAATGCCACATATTTTTTACTCGGCCCATACTGATCGTTTAATCGGTCAGTGCAGCGCCGTGCTCGCAGACGGGGAGGCGCCATGTTCACTGGCATAATCGAGTCGATCGGCAATATTCGTGCGTTGACCCCAAAAGGCGGCGATGTACGGGTCTACGTTGAGACCGCCAAGCTGGATTTATCTGACGTCAAGTTAGGTGACAGCATCGCCGTTAACGGGGTTTGCCTGACTGCGGTTGAATTGCCTGGCGATGGCTTCTGGGCCGATGTCAGCCGTGAAACTTTGGCCCGCACCGGTTTTGTCGATCTCAAGCCGGGCAGTCGAGTCAATCTTGAAAAAGCCCTGACGCCGACCAGCCGCTTGGGCGGACATCTGGTTAGTGGTCATGTCGATGGCGTCGGTGAGATTGTCGGCCGTGAAGAAAACGCCCGTGCGGTGCAGTTCACTGTGCGTGCGCCTAACGAGTTGGCTAAATACATCGCCCACAAAGGCTCGATCACGGTTGATGGCACCAGCCTCACGGTGAACGCAGTCAACGGCGCAGAGTTCGAGCTGACCATTGTTCCGCACACCCTGGCCGAGACCATCATGGTCGACTACCGCCCGGGACGTAAGGTCAACCTTGAGGTTGATTTGCTGGCACGTTATCTGGAGCGCTTGCTGCTGGGTGATAAAGCTGCCGAGCCGAAGGCCTCGGGTCTTACCGAAGGTTTTTTAGCCGAACACGGCTATTTGAAGGGTTAAGGAAATCACCATGGCACTGAATAGTATTGAAGAGCTGGTTGAAGATATCCGCCAGGGCAAAATGGTCATTCTCATGGATGACGAAGACCGCGAGAACGAAGGTGACTTGATCATCGCCTCGGAATGCGTCACCGCCGAGCACATCAATTTCATGGCACGCTTTGCCCGTGGCCTGATCTGCATGCCGATGACCCGTGAGCGCTGCGAGCTGCTCAAGTTGCCATTGATGGCGCCGCGC
Proteins encoded:
- a CDS encoding riboflavin synthase, producing MFTGIIESIGNIRALTPKGGDVRVYVETAKLDLSDVKLGDSIAVNGVCLTAVELPGDGFWADVSRETLARTGFVDLKPGSRVNLEKALTPTSRLGGHLVSGHVDGVGEIVGREENARAVQFTVRAPNELAKYIAHKGSITVDGTSLTVNAVNGAEFELTIVPHTLAETIMVDYRPGRKVNLEVDLLARYLERLLLGDKAAEPKASGLTEGFLAEHGYLKG
- a CDS encoding YbaY family lipoprotein, coding for MYLRNITLLGLLGLLSACASEPATPVAAQPIAKSADAAATPTHMRELNGNLLGVPDGATAELALLVIGSNGLPIQLLGNIQLRGNGSPLPFRLIFNPESFERGIRVELRGRANLQGRLIQQMPTQLIRTAQNQTLGDIRMQPAP
- the trxA gene encoding thioredoxin, whose amino-acid sequence is MSDTPYIFDVSGAAQFDQLVVENSFHKPVLVDFWAEWCAPCKALMPLLAQITEGYQGEMLLAKVNCDIEQDIVARFGIRSLPTVVLFKDGQPVDGFAGAKLESEIREMLQPHVGEPAPAQENLFDSASALFADGQVDAAEAQLKQLLSEDNSNAPALILYARCLAERGELTEAESVLNAVTGDEHKQALSGAKAQLTFLRQAAELPDVADLKSRLGQNPEDDEAVYQLAVQQLANQQYESALDALLKLFVRNRNYADGLPHKTLLQVFELLGNDHTLVTQYRRKLYQAIY
- the ribD gene encoding bifunctional diaminohydroxyphosphoribosylaminopyrimidine deaminase/5-amino-6-(5-phosphoribosylamino)uracil reductase RibD, whose amino-acid sequence is MTVDNAFMARALELARKGLYSTHPNPRVGCVLVLDGKIVGEGWHARAGEPHAEVHALRQAGALAKGATAYVTLEPCSHHGRTPPCAEALIDAGVARVVAAMQDPNPEVSGSGLLRLMQAGIAVQSGVLEAEARSLNAGFIKRMEQGLPFVRVKLAMSLDGRTAMASGESQWITGPAARSAVQRLRARSSVVLSGADTVLADNARLTVRNDELGLSAELSALAETRPPLRVLIDGRLRVPLDATFFQAGAAMVATCAAATARDRYLSDGHELLAVPGSNGHVDLRRLLVELAARGANEVLVEAGPRLAGAFARQGLVDEYQIFVAAKFLGSSARPLLDLPLGRMAEAPQLKIVDIRAVGDDWRIIAVPVAPVPEPSSAH
- a CDS encoding methyltransferase produces the protein MSSTRIAPNPPAQLLDALSLLLGDGQLSMQTLPDTEIKLWLINADNMDRQFSPEETQRILEEPPYWCFCWASGLVLARWLAQNPDWVRNKRVLDFGTGSGVAAIAAAKTGAFEVVACDLDPLALAATRANAELNDVDLSYSADFFVEADRFDLIIVADVLYDRANLPLLDQFLSRGKQALVADSRVRDFQHPLYQRLGIMQACTWPDLAEPAEFRQVSLYPAQRS
- the nrdR gene encoding transcriptional regulator NrdR; protein product: MHCPFCAANDTKVIDSRLVAEGEQVRRRRECLACGERFTTFETAELVMPRLIKQDGSRQPFDEEKLRAGMLRALEKRPVSIERVEAAIAHIKHRLRATGEREVKSLVLGELVMTELQKLDEVAYIRFASVYRRFQDLNEFREEIDRLSREPSKD